In Alkalihalobacterium alkalinitrilicum, a genomic segment contains:
- a CDS encoding spore coat protein, whose translation MWNRPCTKVMPAVVHPTKCNVTHQCCEYIVPEIHPSHTTNVTHHHYKHIHSFPHTTSQQQQITHQHFVSPTGMGPGAPTQVSPFAGPGMGPGMGPGAGPGFGPTQTAPFGGPGMGPGQNPWGMGPMGNPHHKKPCGR comes from the coding sequence ATGTGGAATAGACCTTGCACAAAAGTAATGCCTGCTGTTGTTCACCCGACAAAATGCAACGTTACTCATCAATGTTGCGAATATATTGTTCCTGAAATTCACCCTAGTCATACAACGAATGTAACGCATCATCATTATAAGCATATTCACAGTTTCCCTCATACAACGTCACAACAACAACAAATTACGCATCAGCACTTTGTTTCACCAACAGGAATGGGACCAGGAGCGCCAACACAAGTATCGCCGTTCGCAGGACCAGGAATGGGGCCTGGAATGGGGCCTGGAGCAGGACCAGGATTTGGTCCAACTCAAACTGCACCGTTTGGAGGACCAGGAATGGGACCAGGCCAAAATCCATGGGGAATGGGTCCAATGGGTAACCCTCATCACAAAAAGCCTTGCGGAAGATAA
- a CDS encoding 2Fe-2S iron-sulfur cluster-binding protein → MAKITVPGQNTFEVNEGTKLVLALEDNGIDILHRCGGKAKCTTCRVEVIEGEFGELTDIEKTAFSAKGIEGQYRLSCQVFVRSDATIKPMMTVNESGLDAGPRPSED, encoded by the coding sequence ATGGCAAAAATTACAGTGCCTGGTCAGAACACTTTTGAAGTTAACGAAGGAACAAAACTGGTATTAGCATTAGAAGATAACGGTATTGACATCCTTCACCGATGTGGTGGAAAAGCGAAGTGTACGACCTGTCGAGTTGAAGTAATTGAAGGGGAATTTGGAGAACTTACAGACATTGAGAAAACAGCTTTCTCAGCCAAAGGTATCGAAGGTCAATACCGCTTATCTTGTCAAGTTTTTGTGAGAAGTGATGCAACAATAAAACCAATGATGACGGTTAACGAATCTGGCCTTGATGCAGGGCCTAGACCTAGCGAAGATTGA
- a CDS encoding ribonuclease H-like domain-containing protein, producing MSIKGKLSRMKKHLSIEPQLGERGKTTPNEQQLIDIPFYDKWKKLNAKAIHFEENYTILREKQFELQTMHGKYTFAEAIDIVERWQETSLKHPLSAAGRSPEDLLFFDTETTGLSSGAGSTIFLLGYSQLSRNGVKVKQYFLPGPEHEVALYYHFLHDVKNLSNLVTYNGKAFDWPQVKTRHTFVRDQVPKLPAFGHFDLLHGARRLWKDTLPSCKLSIVEGEILKFARGEDTPGYMAPMLYFDFLHEPDPEYIEGVLTHNEWDVLSLISLYVHISSCLLNYENKEVSTREKIQVGKWLEFVGEKERALLCLEQLIKEDSENVTVECFLLLAKLYKQTNRKNDAIFLLENAFKRSQFSSVEIAIELSKLLEHFAKDYEKALFYAVKGLNNIKEMTKLVSNDNNKQTSELIKRIERLEQKIIKASDS from the coding sequence ATGTCCATTAAAGGGAAGTTATCGCGAATGAAAAAGCATTTGTCCATTGAACCACAACTAGGGGAACGGGGGAAAACTACACCAAACGAGCAACAATTAATTGATATTCCTTTTTATGATAAATGGAAAAAGCTAAATGCAAAAGCGATACATTTTGAAGAAAATTATACAATCCTTCGTGAAAAACAATTTGAGCTTCAGACGATGCATGGAAAATATACATTTGCAGAAGCCATTGATATAGTTGAGCGTTGGCAAGAAACAAGTCTTAAACATCCATTGTCTGCCGCTGGTCGCTCACCTGAAGATTTACTGTTCTTTGATACGGAAACAACAGGTTTATCGAGTGGGGCAGGAAGTACAATTTTTTTACTCGGATATAGTCAATTAAGTCGTAATGGTGTAAAAGTAAAACAATATTTCTTACCAGGACCTGAACATGAGGTTGCACTATATTATCACTTCTTACATGATGTTAAAAACTTAAGTAATCTCGTAACTTATAATGGAAAAGCCTTTGATTGGCCCCAAGTGAAAACGCGACATACGTTTGTTAGAGATCAAGTACCCAAACTTCCAGCTTTCGGACATTTTGATTTATTACACGGTGCAAGGAGACTGTGGAAAGATACATTACCTTCTTGTAAGTTGTCTATTGTTGAAGGTGAAATTTTGAAGTTTGCACGAGGTGAAGACACACCTGGCTATATGGCTCCTATGCTTTATTTCGACTTTCTACATGAACCCGATCCAGAGTATATTGAAGGTGTACTTACACACAACGAGTGGGATGTATTATCGCTTATTTCGTTGTATGTCCATATTTCAAGTTGTTTATTAAACTATGAAAATAAAGAAGTGTCTACAAGAGAAAAAATACAAGTTGGGAAATGGCTTGAATTTGTTGGTGAAAAAGAAAGAGCGCTTTTATGCTTGGAACAACTTATTAAAGAAGATAGTGAAAATGTAACGGTGGAGTGTTTCTTACTTCTAGCTAAATTATATAAGCAGACCAATAGAAAAAATGATGCAATATTTCTTTTGGAAAATGCTTTCAAGCGAAGTCAGTTTTCATCAGTAGAAATAGCAATTGAATTATCAAAGCTACTTGAACACTTCGCGAAAGACTATGAAAAAGCATTGTTTTATGCCGTGAAAGGGTTAAACAATATAAAAGAGATGACGAAATTAGTCAGCAATGATAATAACAAACAGACTTCTGAACTCATCAAACGTATCGAGCGATTGGAACAGAAAATAATAAAAGCGTCTGACTCATAA
- a CDS encoding DEAD/DEAH box helicase — protein sequence MFGKKSLGDVLELLRSDEQLSKNITYWHEIAPEEGSYVPFPEEVDNRIKAALYNRGITSLYSHQGQAFSTGYNKKSFVAVTPTASGKSLCYHLPVLQEIIKDEESRALYLFPTKALAQDQKSEVNELIDEIGVNVKCYTYDGDTAPNIRQAVRKAGHIVITNPDMLHSAILPHHTKWVAFFENLKYIIIDELHTYRGVFGSHVANVIRRLRRIAQFYGSDPTFICTSATIANPKELAEQLTGKKMKLIDKNGAPRGRKHFLFYNPPIVNEPLNIRRSATVDVNKLAKTFLKERIQTIVFARSRVRVEVILSHLQELVKKELGPASIRGYRGGYLPKQRREIEQGLRKGNIIGVVSTNALELGVDIGQLQVCIMTGYPGSVASAWQQAGRAGRRQEESLIIMVASSTPMDQYVIQHPEYFFERNPESARINPNNLIILVDHLKCAAYELPFKEGETFGGEDIEEVLEFLTEEQVLHHKGSKWYWMNDGFPAHGISLRSASQENVVIIDQTNIGNVKVIGEMDTFSAMTLLHDEAIYLHQGVQYQVELLDWDEKKAWVREVEVEYFTDANLAVELKVLEEDQQKPLDEANLSYGDVMVNAKATIFKKIKLSTFENIGSGPIHLPEVELHTNAMWVSFSKEVIDDFGKEPLEQALTGLVNIFQHVAPVFVMCDRNDLHVIPQIKAVHNDEPTIFFYDRYPGGVGLSEQIYKNFPQVLKEVQKMVRNCPCKGGCPSCVGPANETGEKGKGLVGRLIGKLVEDDLHVH from the coding sequence ATGTTCGGGAAGAAGTCGTTAGGAGATGTATTAGAGCTTTTAAGGTCGGATGAACAATTATCTAAAAATATTACATATTGGCATGAAATTGCTCCAGAAGAGGGATCGTATGTTCCGTTCCCAGAAGAGGTAGATAACCGAATTAAGGCTGCCTTGTATAATCGAGGCATTACGTCTTTATATAGTCATCAAGGACAAGCGTTTTCAACGGGGTACAACAAGAAAAGTTTTGTTGCGGTTACGCCGACAGCATCAGGGAAAAGCCTTTGTTATCACTTACCTGTGTTGCAAGAAATTATAAAAGATGAGGAAAGTAGGGCTCTCTATCTTTTTCCTACGAAAGCATTGGCGCAAGACCAGAAAAGTGAAGTCAATGAGTTGATTGATGAAATTGGTGTGAATGTAAAATGCTATACGTACGATGGTGATACAGCTCCAAATATACGTCAGGCTGTACGAAAGGCAGGTCATATCGTCATTACGAATCCAGATATGCTTCATTCAGCGATTCTTCCTCATCATACGAAATGGGTCGCTTTTTTTGAAAACCTAAAATATATCATAATAGATGAATTGCATACGTATCGAGGAGTATTTGGAAGTCATGTAGCAAATGTTATTCGCCGTTTAAGGAGGATCGCTCAATTTTACGGAAGTGATCCTACGTTTATTTGTACATCAGCGACAATTGCTAACCCAAAAGAATTAGCGGAACAGTTAACAGGAAAAAAGATGAAATTAATTGATAAAAACGGGGCGCCACGAGGTCGAAAACATTTTCTTTTTTATAATCCGCCCATTGTGAACGAGCCACTAAACATTCGTAGAAGTGCAACGGTTGATGTGAATAAGCTAGCTAAGACGTTTTTAAAAGAAAGGATCCAAACAATCGTGTTTGCTAGAAGTCGTGTACGGGTTGAAGTGATCTTAAGTCATTTACAAGAACTTGTAAAAAAAGAATTAGGGCCAGCTTCAATCAGAGGCTATCGAGGAGGTTATTTACCTAAGCAGCGACGTGAAATTGAACAAGGTTTAAGAAAAGGAAATATTATCGGTGTCGTTAGTACAAATGCGCTAGAGTTAGGAGTTGACATTGGCCAACTTCAAGTTTGCATTATGACAGGGTATCCAGGGTCTGTAGCAAGTGCTTGGCAGCAAGCAGGAAGAGCAGGGCGTAGACAGGAAGAGTCACTCATTATTATGGTGGCGAGCTCGACTCCAATGGATCAATATGTCATTCAACACCCAGAATATTTCTTTGAAAGAAATCCTGAGTCTGCGAGAATTAATCCAAATAATTTGATTATCTTAGTCGACCATTTAAAATGTGCTGCCTATGAACTTCCGTTTAAAGAAGGAGAAACGTTCGGTGGGGAAGATATTGAAGAAGTATTAGAATTTTTAACAGAAGAGCAAGTCCTTCATCATAAGGGTTCGAAATGGTATTGGATGAATGACGGATTCCCCGCTCATGGGATTAGTTTACGTTCTGCTTCACAAGAAAATGTTGTCATCATCGATCAAACCAATATAGGAAATGTAAAAGTGATCGGTGAAATGGATACTTTTAGTGCTATGACATTGCTTCATGATGAGGCCATTTATCTTCATCAAGGAGTCCAATACCAAGTGGAGTTACTGGATTGGGATGAGAAAAAAGCATGGGTTCGTGAAGTTGAGGTTGAATATTTTACAGACGCGAACTTGGCTGTTGAATTAAAAGTGTTAGAAGAGGACCAACAAAAACCGCTAGACGAAGCAAATTTATCATACGGTGATGTCATGGTGAATGCAAAAGCAACAATATTTAAAAAAATTAAGCTTTCTACCTTTGAAAACATCGGATCAGGGCCGATCCATTTACCAGAAGTTGAACTTCATACGAATGCAATGTGGGTAAGCTTTTCAAAAGAGGTAATAGATGATTTTGGGAAAGAACCGTTAGAACAAGCGTTAACTGGTCTGGTAAATATTTTCCAGCATGTTGCCCCTGTGTTTGTAATGTGTGATCGTAATGATTTACACGTCATTCCGCAAATCAAAGCGGTTCATAATGATGAACCGACGATATTCTTTTATGACCGTTATCCTGGCGGAGTAGGATTAAGTGAACAAATCTATAAAAACTTTCCACAAGTATTAAAAGAAGTTCAGAAAATGGTTAGGAATTGTCCGTGTAAAGGTGGGTGCCCTTCTTGTGTAGGGCCAGCAAATGAAACAGGTGAAAAAGGAAAGGGTCTTGTCGGCCGATTGATTGGAAAATTAGTAGAGGATGATTTACATGTCCATTAA
- a CDS encoding alkene reductase, whose amino-acid sequence MNQTTTKLFEPVTIGAWELRTRTAMAPLTRCFADDETGEVGPDVVEYYRKRAADGIGLIITEGIIISPLAKGYPRVSGLYTQSQVEAWKKVTDAVHAEGGKIIAQIWHVGRISHKGMTGGLAPQAPSAIKAEGIAARSKKPYDEPKEMSSEEIQEVIKQFSQAARNAISAGFDGVEIHGAHGYLIDQFNSEITNTRTDRYGGDLSQRLTFMKEVIAAVIDVVGVDRTLVRFSAHKVDNVDYMWEEPEKAVETFIEAFKEVGLKMIHPSILNFNRILENNMNLYELVRKYWDGFIFGVGDLDIETAEDALNKEIIDVAVFGRPLISNPVFLKKVRNGEELEPYIGKVHLKTLV is encoded by the coding sequence ATGAACCAAACCACAACAAAGCTATTTGAACCAGTTACAATTGGAGCATGGGAGTTACGCACGCGTACAGCGATGGCACCATTAACGAGATGTTTTGCTGATGATGAAACTGGAGAAGTGGGTCCTGATGTTGTAGAGTATTATCGTAAACGTGCTGCCGATGGAATAGGTCTAATCATTACCGAAGGAATTATAATTAGTCCTCTTGCAAAAGGGTATCCACGAGTTTCAGGGTTGTATACACAATCACAAGTTGAAGCATGGAAAAAAGTAACGGATGCTGTTCATGCTGAAGGTGGAAAGATCATTGCACAAATTTGGCATGTAGGGAGAATTAGTCACAAAGGAATGACGGGAGGTCTAGCCCCTCAAGCACCTTCAGCTATTAAAGCAGAAGGGATTGCAGCCCGGTCGAAAAAGCCATATGATGAACCCAAGGAAATGTCTTCAGAAGAAATTCAAGAAGTGATAAAGCAATTTTCGCAAGCTGCTAGAAATGCTATTTCAGCAGGTTTTGATGGTGTTGAAATTCATGGTGCTCACGGTTACTTAATTGATCAGTTTAATTCAGAAATTACGAATACACGCACGGATCGTTACGGTGGAGACCTTTCCCAACGCTTAACGTTTATGAAGGAAGTCATTGCAGCAGTAATCGATGTGGTTGGAGTTGATCGTACGCTCGTTCGTTTTTCTGCACATAAAGTTGATAATGTAGATTATATGTGGGAAGAACCAGAAAAAGCCGTTGAAACATTCATTGAGGCTTTTAAAGAAGTTGGGCTAAAAATGATCCACCCTTCAATATTAAATTTTAATAGAATATTAGAAAATAACATGAACTTGTACGAACTTGTTCGAAAATATTGGGATGGTTTCATATTTGGTGTTGGTGATCTTGATATTGAAACAGCAGAGGATGCATTGAATAAAGAAATTATCGATGTGGCTGTGTTCGGACGTCCCCTTATTTCTAACCCAGTTTTCTTGAAAAAAGTTAGAAATGGAGAGGAATTGGAACCGTATATAGGAAAAGTTCATTTAAAAACATTAGTTTAA
- a CDS encoding ThiF family adenylyltransferase, protein MDQRYSRQMLFSHIGEEGQKKLHDSKVLIVGMGALGTVLANHMVRAGVGYVRFADRDYVEYSNLQRQMLFDEKDASESVPKAVAAQRKLQQVNSSVKIEGIVTDVTAMNIDELASGVDLILDGTDNFQTRFLLNDYCYKNGLPFVYGGAVSSRGMQATFIPEETPCLRCFINEGSSSETCDTSGVIAPIVDIVASYQAIDAMKFLVGKKDAIRKSLLSIDVWHNLNHQMKWTKPKADCLTCGEKVYPSLNVENEDQFLSLCGRETVQISPKSIKERDLDEWASRLSKIGDVQKTPFLVRCEVDDLRLVLFTDGRVLIQGTDDISKAKNTYTKYIGM, encoded by the coding sequence ATGGATCAGAGATATTCGAGACAAATGTTATTTAGCCATATTGGGGAAGAAGGTCAAAAAAAGCTTCATGATAGTAAGGTCCTAATCGTTGGGATGGGAGCACTTGGAACAGTTTTAGCTAATCATATGGTAAGAGCAGGAGTTGGGTACGTAAGGTTTGCCGATCGTGATTATGTTGAATATAGTAATCTCCAACGTCAAATGTTATTTGATGAAAAGGATGCGAGTGAAAGTGTACCAAAAGCAGTTGCAGCCCAACGAAAGCTTCAACAAGTAAATTCAAGTGTGAAAATTGAAGGAATCGTGACCGATGTCACCGCAATGAACATCGATGAATTGGCATCGGGTGTAGACCTGATTTTGGATGGAACGGATAATTTTCAAACGAGATTTTTATTAAATGATTATTGTTATAAAAATGGTCTACCATTTGTATATGGAGGTGCAGTTAGTTCTAGAGGGATGCAGGCAACTTTCATTCCAGAAGAGACACCGTGTCTTCGCTGCTTTATTAATGAAGGCAGTTCAAGTGAAACATGCGATACATCGGGGGTAATTGCTCCTATCGTGGATATTGTCGCCTCTTATCAAGCGATTGATGCTATGAAATTCCTGGTCGGTAAAAAAGATGCAATCCGAAAGAGCCTCCTGTCCATCGATGTTTGGCATAATTTGAACCATCAAATGAAATGGACAAAACCGAAAGCAGATTGTTTAACATGTGGCGAGAAAGTATATCCTTCATTAAATGTCGAAAATGAAGATCAATTTTTATCTCTTTGTGGTAGAGAAACTGTCCAAATTTCCCCTAAAAGTATAAAAGAGAGAGATCTTGATGAGTGGGCATCTCGTCTAAGTAAAATTGGCGACGTGCAAAAAACACCATTTCTTGTACGTTGTGAAGTTGACGATCTTCGATTAGTACTCTTTACTGACGGACGAGTTTTAATACAAGGCACAGATGACATAAGTAAAGCGAAAAACACTTATACTAAATATATTGGAATGTAA
- the moaD gene encoding molybdopterin converting factor subunit 1, which translates to MIKVLFFAGLAEKTGQSEVEFDLQDVNIEALGKKIIAEFPVIENDVKNSMIAVNEELVDENTVLKANDTVAFIPPVSGG; encoded by the coding sequence ATGATTAAAGTGCTATTCTTTGCAGGGCTTGCGGAAAAAACTGGTCAATCTGAAGTAGAGTTTGACTTACAAGATGTTAACATTGAAGCACTAGGAAAAAAAATAATTGCAGAATTCCCAGTGATTGAAAATGATGTAAAGAATTCGATGATTGCTGTAAATGAAGAGCTTGTGGATGAGAATACGGTACTGAAAGCAAATGACACCGTTGCCTTCATCCCTCCTGTTAGTGGAGGTTAA
- a CDS encoding molybdenum cofactor biosynthesis protein MoaE, protein MKNFTITDQPIHIEEVVGKVIHPHAGAINTFIGTVRELTKGKKTLFLQYEAYVSMAEKKLAQIGEEIEQKWPEARTAITHRIGRLEISDVAVVLAVSTPHRADSYEASRYAIERIKEIVPIWKKEHWEDGEAWIGDQKEQVAYPTGKPEGITYD, encoded by the coding sequence ATGAAGAATTTTACAATTACAGATCAACCTATTCATATAGAGGAAGTAGTAGGAAAGGTAATTCATCCTCATGCTGGTGCTATTAATACATTTATCGGCACAGTGAGAGAATTAACAAAAGGAAAAAAGACGTTATTTTTACAGTATGAAGCATATGTATCAATGGCTGAGAAGAAATTGGCACAAATCGGTGAAGAAATCGAACAAAAATGGCCTGAGGCGAGAACAGCCATTACACACCGAATTGGTAGACTTGAAATAAGTGATGTTGCTGTGGTTTTGGCTGTTTCGACGCCACATAGAGCTGATTCTTATGAAGCTTCACGGTATGCGATTGAAAGAATTAAGGAAATTGTCCCAATTTGGAAAAAAGAACATTGGGAAGATGGAGAAGCTTGGATTGGGGATCAAAAAGAACAGGTCGCCTATCCAACAGGAAAGCCGGAGGGAATTACTTATGATTAA
- the glp gene encoding gephyrin-like molybdotransferase Glp has protein sequence MIEERKPIDVDEAIHKIVQSAKQGEVETVPLSDAVGRYLAEDIVADHPVPHFDRSSFDGFAIKSEETVNASFENPVYFKVVDRIGAGDTPNRKVNESEAIRIMTGAQMPKGADSVVALEIAIEEIKDGETWIKVNRPIEKNTNVARRGEDIAADAVLAKRGRRISAGEMSILATFGYAQVKVYKQPVIGVFVTGTELLPVDSPLVSGKIRNSNSYMLLGQIKSLGAIPKYLGILPDEYELCYKSVLTALEEVDYLVTTGGASVGDFDFVQDILKELNAKVLFNKVAMRPGSVTTVATWKDKWIFGLSGNPAACYVGFELFARPVLKTALGATKVHLSRSSAIIEHDITMGNPFARFTRAKAEVRGHQVYVSSVGRDKSDIISALIEANVLLYIPARTKKINECEHVTILWLERFEEGLVNE, from the coding sequence ATGATTGAAGAACGAAAACCAATAGATGTAGATGAGGCTATACACAAAATTGTTCAATCCGCAAAACAAGGTGAGGTAGAAACGGTACCTTTAAGTGATGCTGTTGGGCGTTATTTGGCTGAGGATATCGTGGCAGACCATCCAGTGCCTCATTTTGATCGTTCCTCCTTTGATGGGTTTGCAATTAAATCTGAAGAAACAGTAAACGCTTCATTTGAAAATCCTGTTTATTTCAAAGTTGTTGATCGGATCGGCGCTGGAGATACTCCAAATCGAAAAGTAAACGAAAGCGAAGCGATCCGAATTATGACTGGCGCACAAATGCCAAAAGGGGCAGATTCTGTCGTGGCACTTGAAATAGCAATAGAAGAAATCAAAGACGGGGAAACGTGGATTAAAGTAAATCGGCCCATTGAAAAAAATACTAATGTCGCACGGAGGGGTGAAGATATTGCTGCAGATGCGGTATTAGCAAAAAGAGGACGGCGTATTTCCGCAGGAGAAATGTCGATTTTAGCTACATTCGGTTATGCACAAGTAAAAGTATATAAACAGCCTGTCATTGGTGTTTTTGTCACAGGAACGGAATTATTACCTGTCGATTCCCCACTTGTTTCAGGAAAAATCAGAAATAGTAATTCTTATATGTTATTAGGGCAAATTAAAAGCTTAGGAGCGATCCCTAAATATTTAGGTATTCTACCAGATGAATACGAATTATGTTATAAGTCTGTTTTAACTGCACTTGAAGAAGTCGATTATTTAGTGACAACTGGGGGAGCTTCTGTTGGTGATTTTGACTTTGTTCAAGATATTTTAAAAGAATTGAATGCAAAAGTACTATTTAATAAAGTTGCGATGCGTCCTGGAAGTGTTACTACAGTTGCAACATGGAAGGATAAATGGATTTTCGGTCTTTCAGGAAATCCAGCTGCATGTTATGTCGGATTTGAACTTTTTGCAAGACCTGTTTTAAAAACAGCATTAGGAGCTACGAAGGTGCATTTATCACGTTCTAGCGCTATCATTGAGCATGACATCACGATGGGTAACCCATTTGCCAGGTTTACGAGAGCAAAAGCGGAAGTTCGCGGCCACCAAGTGTATGTATCTTCGGTTGGACGGGACAAGTCTGATATCATTTCTGCATTAATAGAAGCGAATGTTTTATTATACATACCAGCTCGAACAAAGAAAATAAATGAATGCGAACATGTAACGATCTTGTGGCTCGAACGATTTGAAGAAGGTTTAGTAAATGAATGA
- the moaA gene encoding GTP 3',8-cyclase MoaA translates to MDNLKLKTVDVKKRPLRDLRISVTDKCNFRCNYCMPAEIFGPDFKFLPQERLLTFEEITRLVHLFVNLGVEKLRITGGEPLMRKDLAELIRKLSHIEGIKDIAMTTNASLLPKHAANLKKAGLHRVSVSLDSLDEERFRKINGRGYSVQSVLDGIEAALEVGLKVKVNMVVQKGMNQKDILPMASYFRERGIILRFIEFMDVGNTNGWKLENVVPSQEIIRQINQEAPLEVIGPNYYGEVATRYRYKDYDAEVGFISSVTQAFCSSCTRARLSAEGHLYTCLFASSGKDIQTPLRKGASDEELLELLHNTWNLRDDHYSEIRLKETPGFKRQKVEMSHIGG, encoded by the coding sequence ATGGACAACTTAAAGTTAAAAACAGTAGATGTAAAGAAAAGACCCCTCCGAGATTTAAGAATTTCCGTTACTGATAAATGTAATTTCCGGTGCAACTATTGTATGCCTGCAGAAATCTTTGGCCCTGATTTCAAGTTTCTTCCTCAAGAACGTTTGTTAACATTTGAAGAGATTACTAGATTAGTTCATCTTTTTGTGAACTTAGGGGTAGAAAAACTACGAATAACGGGTGGAGAGCCTTTAATGAGAAAGGATTTAGCCGAACTTATTCGGAAACTCTCTCATATTGAAGGTATAAAAGATATTGCGATGACGACCAATGCTTCACTTTTACCAAAGCATGCGGCTAACTTAAAAAAGGCTGGTCTTCATAGAGTTTCTGTAAGTCTAGATAGCTTAGATGAGGAGCGTTTCAGGAAGATTAATGGACGAGGTTACAGCGTACAATCGGTACTTGATGGAATAGAAGCTGCGCTTGAGGTAGGGTTAAAAGTAAAAGTGAATATGGTTGTACAAAAAGGGATGAATCAAAAAGACATATTACCAATGGCTAGCTATTTCAGAGAAAGAGGCATAATATTACGCTTTATAGAGTTTATGGATGTCGGAAATACGAACGGCTGGAAGCTAGAAAACGTCGTTCCTAGTCAAGAAATTATTCGCCAAATCAATCAAGAAGCTCCGTTAGAAGTCATTGGTCCTAATTATTATGGAGAAGTGGCAACACGTTATCGCTACAAAGACTACGACGCTGAAGTGGGCTTTATCTCCTCAGTTACTCAAGCCTTTTGTTCATCATGTACGAGGGCTAGATTATCGGCAGAAGGCCATTTATATACGTGTTTATTTGCCTCGTCTGGGAAAGATATACAAACGCCCCTTCGAAAGGGAGCAAGTGATGAAGAATTATTAGAACTACTCCACAACACCTGGAATTTAAGAGACGATCATTATTCTGAAATCAGATTGAAAGAGACACCTGGATTTAAGAGACAAAAGGTGGAGATGTCTCATATTGGTGGTTAA